A stretch of Fluoribacter dumoffii NY 23 DNA encodes these proteins:
- the traU gene encoding conjugal transfer pilus assembly protein TraU, with the protein MSFRVFLFAILFVFSYPGWSKQCTGHFVNPIRDVCWRCLFPLSIGNIKVVNSSLPDTENAASPIGVCPSPMGLRVGLNIGFWEPVALTDVTDTPYCLVNLGGIKLNLGLKQSRGGRHVVGNGQQRAFFHVHWYKYPLMSWLNLITSVGCMQGGDFDIAYLTELDPTWQDSEMSFVLSPESVLFGNPVAASSCAADALSSTLTKKPIDSLFWCAGSQGTHYPLTGHVHAPISPVQTALLLTERMNYKMHRELLVSDSSAASGAICKEHHYSATPKSRYRYEMVNQVADGKHCYPGGLSTLAWEFGKIKPHTPDQYGFLVWRKRNCTFL; encoded by the coding sequence ATTTCGTCAATCCCATTCGTGATGTGTGTTGGCGATGCTTATTTCCTTTGTCGATAGGCAACATTAAGGTAGTGAATTCATCCCTTCCCGATACCGAAAATGCAGCAAGTCCTATAGGGGTATGTCCGAGTCCTATGGGGCTACGCGTGGGATTGAATATTGGCTTTTGGGAGCCTGTGGCGCTCACCGATGTCACCGACACCCCTTATTGTCTTGTGAATCTTGGAGGCATCAAACTCAATTTGGGTTTAAAACAGAGCAGGGGAGGGCGTCATGTGGTTGGTAATGGCCAACAGCGTGCGTTTTTTCACGTCCATTGGTATAAATACCCGCTTATGAGCTGGCTTAATCTCATCACTTCAGTGGGTTGTATGCAAGGAGGGGATTTTGATATTGCCTACCTCACGGAACTTGACCCTACCTGGCAAGACTCTGAAATGAGCTTTGTATTAAGTCCTGAGTCGGTGTTGTTTGGCAACCCTGTGGCAGCAAGTTCTTGTGCTGCTGATGCGCTGTCCTCAACATTGACCAAGAAGCCAATAGACAGTCTTTTTTGGTGTGCAGGTAGTCAAGGAACTCATTATCCGCTGACAGGGCATGTACATGCGCCTATTTCTCCGGTGCAAACGGCACTTTTATTGACTGAACGTATGAACTACAAAATGCACCGTGAATTGTTAGTGTCTGATTCGAGTGCCGCATCGGGTGCGATTTGCAAAGAACATCACTATTCAGCAACCCCAAAATCGCGCTACCGCTATGAGATGGTGAATCAGGTAGCTGATGGCAAACATTGCTACCCAGGGGGTTTAAGCACTTTGGCTTGGGAGTTTGGAAAAATTAAACCGCATACGCCCGACCAATATGGGTTTTTAGTATGGCGAAAGAGGAATTGCACCTTTCTTTAA
- the trbC gene encoding type-F conjugative transfer system pilin assembly protein TrbC: MVKKGFFLLLGCLANTVLFAATVSVFVSFSMPGRLLEETLKESSRLHIPAYLNGLHHNSMKDTALKVMELSQRIPDLNLAIDPTLFERFGIQQVPALVVAEEKKFDVIYGHLTLQEGLSRIAGHGETHFTLHDARRISSE; the protein is encoded by the coding sequence ATGGTTAAAAAAGGATTTTTTTTATTACTCGGATGTCTTGCCAATACAGTACTTTTTGCCGCAACGGTATCGGTATTTGTCAGTTTTTCCATGCCGGGTAGGCTATTGGAGGAGACTCTCAAAGAAAGCAGCCGTTTACACATCCCCGCCTATTTAAATGGACTGCATCACAATTCAATGAAGGATACCGCACTGAAGGTTATGGAGTTGAGCCAGCGAATCCCCGACTTAAATTTGGCCATTGACCCCACCTTATTTGAACGGTTTGGCATTCAGCAAGTACCCGCTTTGGTCGTGGCAGAGGAGAAGAAGTTTGATGTGATTTACGGCCATTTAACGCTCCAAGAAGGATTATCGCGGATTGCAGGACATGGGGAAACCCACTTTACCCTGCATGATGCTCGGAGGATAAGCAGTGAGTAA
- the traN gene encoding conjugal transfer protein TraN: MSKFILILFSSLFITAGFAQTPADAIKAREQALQALNGFNPANVLKGYTQNPEETGLLPQEGSDTLSSSGLNALANNPDALEVYQHAGTRTKGRYNPNSPEMRYAEKLLEHPEDAVNGVCYKEPGFCESTHETKTCEETVGYKNIACGEALKVTLKPLTQQFTREVMFPRGSATFNLTQCGKHNKGCSQANLAEIKPSCEALNLVVMYHNKVLQLIKNPTCKDPTVTVSLGKIIKAAVPLKMTLTQQVSEESWATQACEKKPSDSCILTNTNSCVDPNATKIIEGIAITRPCWGHTSNYQCSYLEKSYCMPLLQAGCSQVGSQCLNASNGLCTRFLQTFSCMNQVCFPEKTICPDKIPCSDGSCDVSFEEESDDAAEGLSRLGALAGVASDVATKQVRSGVPAIFTGTNSTCRKVVANTRNCCHGSHQMTHCSDDEKRLAKAKEEERAYKVGTFCALKKLGLCLEEKESWCVFPTKLASILQIQGRFYQLGIHFGWAKDEDNKANCRGITPEELERINFSALDLSPITQELMNRKVLPDDGQVSAVNQSHIERLKQMGRAHD; encoded by the coding sequence GTGAGTAAATTCATTCTCATTTTGTTTTCATCTCTATTCATTACCGCGGGATTCGCTCAAACTCCAGCCGATGCAATAAAAGCACGTGAGCAAGCGTTGCAGGCTTTAAATGGATTTAATCCTGCCAACGTATTGAAGGGGTATACGCAAAATCCAGAAGAGACAGGTCTTCTCCCACAAGAAGGATCGGACACTTTGTCCTCTTCAGGCTTAAACGCACTGGCCAACAATCCGGATGCTTTAGAGGTGTATCAACATGCAGGAACCCGCACGAAGGGACGCTACAATCCGAATAGCCCTGAGATGCGTTACGCTGAGAAATTGCTTGAACATCCAGAAGATGCGGTAAATGGCGTCTGCTATAAAGAACCAGGATTCTGTGAATCAACGCATGAGACCAAAACTTGCGAAGAAACCGTGGGCTACAAAAATATCGCCTGTGGCGAAGCCCTTAAGGTAACGCTAAAACCGCTGACGCAACAATTTACTCGCGAAGTCATGTTTCCTCGCGGAAGTGCAACCTTTAATTTAACCCAATGTGGCAAACATAATAAAGGATGCAGTCAAGCAAATCTTGCCGAAATAAAGCCTTCTTGTGAAGCATTAAACCTTGTAGTGATGTATCACAATAAAGTGCTGCAACTCATAAAAAATCCTACCTGCAAAGACCCCACAGTGACGGTATCTTTAGGAAAAATAATTAAGGCAGCGGTACCTCTTAAGATGACGTTAACACAACAGGTAAGTGAAGAGTCTTGGGCTACTCAAGCCTGTGAAAAAAAACCTTCGGATTCCTGTATTTTAACGAACACCAATTCATGTGTTGACCCTAATGCCACAAAAATCATTGAGGGCATTGCCATTACCAGACCGTGCTGGGGTCATACGTCAAACTATCAATGCTCTTATTTAGAAAAAAGTTATTGCATGCCTTTGTTGCAAGCCGGCTGTTCGCAAGTGGGTTCGCAGTGTCTTAATGCATCCAATGGATTGTGTACCCGTTTCTTACAAACATTTTCCTGTATGAATCAGGTGTGTTTTCCAGAAAAAACCATTTGTCCTGACAAAATACCCTGCAGCGATGGATCGTGTGACGTGTCATTTGAGGAAGAAAGTGATGATGCGGCGGAGGGATTATCACGCCTAGGGGCTTTGGCTGGTGTGGCATCCGATGTTGCAACCAAGCAAGTTCGTAGTGGCGTGCCTGCCATTTTTACCGGAACCAATTCAACCTGTCGCAAAGTGGTTGCCAATACACGTAATTGTTGTCATGGCAGCCACCAAATGACTCATTGCAGTGACGATGAGAAGCGGCTTGCCAAAGCAAAGGAAGAGGAAAGGGCATATAAAGTCGGAACTTTTTGTGCTTTAAAAAAGCTAGGGCTTTGTTTGGAAGAAAAGGAGTCGTGGTGTGTTTTCCCCACAAAATTGGCTTCTATTCTGCAAATTCAAGGACGTTTTTATCAGTTAGGCATTCACTTTGGTTGGGCAAAAGATGAAGACAACAAAGCCAATTGCCGTGGTATTACCCCAGAAGAACTGGAACGTATTAATTTCTCTGCTCTCGATTTATCCCCCATTACCCAAGAGCTCATGAATCGTAAAGTACTGCCAGATGATGGGCAAGTCTCTGCAGTCAATCAGTCCCATATCGAGCGCTTAAAACAGATGGGGCGTGCACATGATTAA
- the traF gene encoding type-F conjugative transfer system pilin assembly protein TraF, with the protein MIKWGVFLLIVFLNPLTVFAEKPVGFLWYSIEKEQKKTKRPSPRGTSFNQLSFTERDAVLRFYTMEALHKARYTKKVEDMRVFLSLQDYWLKESSRFKSLFQQTMLAHPEYDYAVTHPTSNLGAKITDEVRESQTVEIINRLSKTHGLLFFYRGKSPYDLKQIPIIVDFCRRFHIPMLPVSVDGITSSELKDSRMDNGQANRLGVRYFPALLLVNPRNQRVSPVAYGLTTQDVLMERIKQVATQFKGDE; encoded by the coding sequence ATGATTAAATGGGGCGTTTTTCTTTTGATAGTATTCCTTAATCCTCTGACCGTGTTCGCCGAGAAACCGGTCGGTTTTCTTTGGTACAGCATCGAAAAGGAACAGAAAAAGACAAAACGACCAAGTCCACGAGGCACTTCCTTTAACCAACTTAGTTTTACTGAACGCGATGCGGTACTTCGTTTTTATACTATGGAAGCTTTGCATAAGGCACGGTACACCAAAAAGGTCGAGGACATGCGCGTATTTTTAAGCCTACAAGATTATTGGCTTAAAGAATCCTCACGATTTAAATCGTTGTTTCAACAAACGATGTTGGCACATCCTGAATATGATTACGCGGTGACTCATCCAACCTCCAATCTTGGTGCAAAAATCACCGATGAGGTGCGCGAATCCCAAACCGTAGAAATTATAAACCGATTGTCCAAAACGCATGGTTTGTTGTTTTTCTATCGTGGGAAAAGTCCTTATGACTTGAAACAAATCCCTATTATTGTTGATTTTTGCAGGCGTTTCCATATTCCAATGTTGCCGGTTAGTGTTGATGGCATCACATCTTCCGAACTAAAGGATTCCCGGATGGATAATGGGCAAGCCAACCGACTGGGTGTCCGCTATTTTCCTGCATTACTTTTGGTTAATCCTCGAAACCAACGTGTTTCACCCGTGGCATATGGACTAACCACTCAAGATGTCTTGATGGAACGCATCAAACAAGTGGCAACCCAATTTAAAGGAGACGAATGA